From one Brachypodium distachyon strain Bd21 chromosome 4, Brachypodium_distachyon_v3.0, whole genome shotgun sequence genomic stretch:
- the LOC100840057 gene encoding cationic peroxidase SPC4 translates to MPISKLITSTSNYHRSKGNSVSSMASSSSFSAARLLLVAAALVLLQLASSDSEAAPPLPSGLSFDFYKSSCPQAESIVSSFLQDAIRRDIGLAAALLRVHFHDCFVQGCDGSVLLDKTRAGQSSEKDAPPNVTLRPTAFNAINAVRALLERACGGPVVSCADIAALAARDSVRLAGGPWYAVPLGRRDGLEPAPLQAIFDALPPPTSNVTTLLRFLAKIGLDADDLVSLSGAHTLGIAHCTSFQERLFPEDDPTMNKWFAGQLKLTCPRLNTDNTTANDIRTPDAFDNKYYVDLMNRQGLFTSDQDLHTDARTKPIVTRFAVDQSAFFQQFVKSMVKMGQIQVLTGAKGQIRRDCAVPNAARADDDLPWSVVQTVVEAAESTVL, encoded by the coding sequence ATGCCCATCAGCAAACTAATCACATCCACATCGAACTATCACCGATCGAAAGGAAACAGCGTCAGCTCCatggcttcttcctcctccttctcagCAGCTCGCCTCCTGCTCGTCGCGGCAgcgctggtgctgctgcaACTGGCGTCCTCCGACTCCGAGGCAGCGCCACCATTACCCAGCGGCCTATCCTTCGACTTCTACAAATCCAGCTGCCCGCAAGCCGAGTCCATCGTGTCCAGCTTCCTCCAGGACGCCATCCGCCGCGACATCGGCCTGGCCGCGGCACTCCTCAGGGTCCActtccacgactgcttcgtGCAGGGGTGCGACGGGTCCGTGCTCCTGGACAAGACCCGCGCCGGCCAGAGCAGCGAGAAGGACGCCCCGCCCAACGTCACGCTCCGGCCCACGGCCTTCAACGCCATCAACGCCGTCCGGGCCCTCCTGGAGCGGGCCTGCGGCGGGCCCGTGGTGTCCTGCGCCGACATCGCGGCGCTCGCGGCCCGCGACTCCGTGCGCCTGGCCGGCGGGCCGTGGTACGCCGTCCCCTTGGGCCGCCGCGACGGGCTCGAGCCGGCGCCGCTCCAGGCCATCTTCGacgcgctcccgccgccgacgtccaACGTCACCACGCTCCTCCGGTTCCTGGCCAAGATCGGCCTcgacgccgacgacctcgTTTCCCTCTCCGGCGCGCACACGCTGGGCATCGCGCACTGCACGTCGTTCCAGGAGCGGCTGTTCCCCGAGGACGACCCCACCATGAACAAGTGGTTCgcggggcagctcaagctCACCTGCCCCAGGCTCAACACCGACAACACCACGGCGAATGACATCCGTACGCCCGACGCCTTCGACAACAAGTACTACGTCGACCTGATGAACCGGCAGGGGCTCTTCACCTCCGACCAGGACCTGCACACGGACGCCAGGACCAAGCCCATCGTCACCAGGTTCGCGGTCGACCAGTCGGCGTTTTTCCAGCAGTTTGTAAAGTCCATGGTGAAGATGGGCCAGATCCAGGTGCTCACCGGCGCCAAGGGCCAGATCCGCAGGGACTGCGCCGTGCCCAACGCTGCCCGCGCCGATGACGACCTCCCCTGGTCCGTCGTCCAGACCGTCGTCGAGGCTGCTGAGAGCACGGTGCTGTGA
- the LOC112268853 gene encoding uncharacterized protein LOC112268853 isoform X1, protein MSIMSANAASITRKYCASWLLKAEPRTSILSGFGWLQETIDTPGETYTMLRMSARVFFDLHDLLVERYGLTHSPYVSSYESLAMFLWTLGGFESNRRTQNRFKHSPDTIHRKFHEVLHCVVSMSAHYIKPKDPNFRNVHHRIRNDRRAYSHLKNCIGAIDGTHIRAVILVDQQVRYIGRTDAITQNVMAVCDFDMHFTYASIGQPGAMHDTSVLYHAIDKDRVKFPHPPKGKYYLVDASYPNRLGYLAPYKGERYHVPDFHIEV, encoded by the exons ATGTCTATCATGTCAGCTAATGCAGCAAGCATAACTAGGAAATATTGTGCAAGCTGGTTGTTGAAGGCTGAACCTAGGACATCTATTTTGAGTGGGTTTGGATGGCTCCAAGAGACTATTGACACACCAGGAGAGACGTACACAATGCTGAGAATGAGTGCAAGGGTATTCTTTGATCTTCATGACTTGTTGGTTGAACGGTATGGCCTCACACATTCCCCCTATGTTAGCAGCTATGAGTCTCTTGCTATGTTCTTGTGGACCTTGGGTGGTTTTGAATCAAATAGAAGAACACAAAACCGTTTCAAACATTCACCAGATACTATCCACCGCAAATTTCATGAGGTATTACATTGTGTGGTCAGCATGTCAGCTCATTACATAAAGCCAAAGGATCCAAATTTTCGCAATGTGCATCATAGGATTAGAAATGATAGAAGGGCCTACTCACATCTAAAAAATTGCATTGGTGCAATAGATGGGACTCATATTAGGGCAGTGATACTTGTGGACCAGCAAGTGAGATATATTGGAAGAACAGACGCAATTACTCAGAATGTGATGGCAGTATGTGACTTTGATATGCATTTCACTTATGCTTCAATTGGACAGCCTGGTGCTATGCACGACACAAGTGTGCTATATCATGCAATTGACAAGGACAGGGTCAAGTTTCCGCATCCTCCAAAGG GGAAGTACTACCTAGTAGATGCAAGCTATCCTAACAGATTGGGCTATCTTGCACCATACAAAGGAGAAAGGTACCATGTTCCTGACTTCCATATAGAGGTGTAG
- the LOC112268853 gene encoding uncharacterized protein LOC112268853 isoform X2 yields the protein MSIMSANAASITRKYCASWLLKAEPRTSILSGFGWLQETIDTPGETYTMLRMSARVFFDLHDLLVERLVLCTTQVCYIMQLTRTGSSFRILQRGSTT from the exons ATGTCTATCATGTCAGCTAATGCAGCAAGCATAACTAGGAAATATTGTGCAAGCTGGTTGTTGAAGGCTGAACCTAGGACATCTATTTTGAGTGGGTTTGGATGGCTCCAAGAGACTATTGACACACCAGGAGAGACGTACACAATGCTGAGAATGAGTGCAAGGGTATTCTTTGATCTTCATGACTTGTTGGTTGAACG CCTGGTGCTATGCACGACACAAGTGTGCTATATCATGCAATTGACAAGGACAGGGTCAAGTTTCCGCATCCTCCAAAGG GGAAGTACTACCTAG
- the LOC100825641 gene encoding L10-interacting MYB domain-containing protein, with the protein MAAEWTEDNTRIITELFVEQVRLGNRPNTHLTPAAYEEVARKFKMLTSNEYKQSQLKNKWDKLKGEYGIFKRLKMQTGGGWNLEKNTVTQDAEWWKKAKKDIPGCGKFKKQGLRNEENLKIMFEDITSDGTDHWNPTSGVPPPSSEALADAMNVDDIQDLDNEDTEMQPSPGNAGASTSVKRLGKFVHEGSRKPKTAMVMQEQITRIADVAVQSQSSFESFIRADDASSVKIVMDAVIECGANEGSDEHYIATELFAKKDLREIFMHMSVGSHLAWLCRKYDHKYPK; encoded by the exons ATGGCCGCCGAATGGACTGAGGATAACACTAGGATTATCACCGAGTTGTTTGTCGAGCAAGTGCGGTTGGGAAATAGGCCAAACACTCACTTGACCCCCGCTGCATATGAGGAGGTTGCTCGTAAATTCAAAATGCTGACCAGTAACGAGTACAAGCAGTCTCAACTGAAAAACAAATGGGACAAACTGAAAGGTGAGTACGGCATATTCAAGAGACTGAAAATGCAGACCGGAGGGGGATGGAACTTAGAGAAAAACACTGTGACACAAGATGCTGAGTGGTGGAAGAAGGCCAAAAAG GACATTCCTGGTTGCGGCAAGTTCAAGAAGCAGGGGCTTCGCAATGAAGAGAACCTCAAGATCATGTTTGAAGACATCACTAGTGATGGTACAGATCATTGGAATCCTACTTCGGGCGTACCACCTCCTTCCAGTGAAGCATTGGCAGATGCTATGAATGTTGATGACATCCAAGATCTTGATAATGAAGATACCGAAATGCAACCAAGTCCAGGTAATGCCGGAGCTAGTACCTCAGTCAAGAGGCTTGGAAAGTTTGTTCATGAAGGGAGCAGGAAACCCAAGACTGCAATGGTGATGCAGGAGCAGATTACAAGGATTGCTGATGTTGCTGTGCAATCCCAATCCTCTTTTGAGTCTTTCATACGAGCTGATGATGCTAGCTCCGTGAAGATTGTCATGGATGCTGTCATAGAATGTGGCGCTAATGAAGGTAGTGATGAGCACTACATAGCCACCGAGTTGTTCGCCAAGAAAGACCTAAGGGAGATTTTTATGCACATGAGTGTTGGGTCTCATTTGGCTTGGCTCTGCAGGAAGTATGACCACAAGTATCCAAAGTAG